The Daucus carota subsp. sativus chromosome 7, DH1 v3.0, whole genome shotgun sequence genome window below encodes:
- the LOC135146751 gene encoding helicase-like transcription factor CHR28 encodes MANEPIDISSSSESWDLEADESIVDDSVTSAGLRRLPSWADFAGTSSAVNGGTSYKSNSRVSTSNGNVWNPGHQNHVGTDHGRLSSKAHSRTTIPNGSSSHGFGQHLYGQVLKRSLAPSLKPHVHGSTYSIGNLGSSQIRESYARSYPAQGVPNQLENQLEKDCDDDLVMYDKNGSLPMPKPFMPRTYPSTAQHSSSAGPGLHSGAGKEQYGEYDERLIYQAALQDLNQPKAEATYPDGLLSVSLLKHQRIALSWMLQKEKSVCCSGGFLADDQGLGKTISMIALIQIQKLLQSKSKSEDVSDKRAEALNLDDDEENDANAFEKCKQDEDSHDLILIPEASTSSRNIQPKRPQAGTLVVCPASVLRQWDRELKEKVDDKAKLRVLIYHGSNRTKDPVELAKYDVVLTTYAIVANEVPQTSGDDEDQNKKNMENSGLISDFSCNNKRKRKTHAGKKSKKAKKGIEISCIDSDCGTLAKVRWLRVILDEAQTIKNHRTQVARACAGFKAKSRWCLSGTPIQNSIDDLFSYFRFLKYDPYTTYKSFCSKLKNPISRDSVQGYKKLYAVLSAVMLRRTKGTFIDGEPIIRLPRKTINLIQAEFSEEERDFYKELEANSLSQFKAYAAAGTLNQNYANILLMLLRLRQACDHPLLGMGVKSDSIGRDSVQMVKNLPRDMLINLMKHLDPFSAICCVCNDPPEDAVVTMCGHVFCYQCVSEYLRGDENTCPSYECKELLGHDVVFSKDTLRSCLHGNDHHDFGPSSEKPLVLQKGYRSSKVKAAMEILQSHCKSNNACSQLHNIVGHSDISSSRGKETAESVGSIVEFTNTKACSDAHTEAPKKAIVFSQWTGMLDLVEISLNHSDLRYRRLDGTMTLSARDKAVKEFNNDPEVTVMLMSLKAGNLGLNMVAATHVVLLDLWWNPTTEDQAIDRAHRIGQTRPVTVSRLTIKNTIEERILALQDDKRKMVASAFGEDQSGGSGNRLTVEDLRFLFMGKQ; translated from the exons ATGGCGAATGAACCTATAGATATTAGTTCATCGTCAGAGAGTTGGGATTTGGAAGCGGATGAATCGATCGTTGATGATTCTGTTACTTCTGCTGGTCTTAGGCGGCTACCTTCGTGGGCTGATTTTGCTGGCACAAGCTCCGCAG TTAATGGGGGTACATCTTACAAGAGTAATTCTCGCGTGTCTACTTCTAATGGAAATGTATGGAATCCTGGTCACCAAAATCACGTTGGAACAG ATCATGGCAGGCTGTCTTCAAAAGCTCATTCTCGAACAACTATTCCCAATGGAAGCTCATCACATG GCTTTGGACAACACTTATATGGGCAGGTCCTTAAGAGAAGCCTTGCCCCTTCCTTGAAGCCACATGTCCATGGATCAACCTACTCAATAGGAAATTTAGGCAGCAGCCAGATTCGTGAAAGTTATGCCAGAAGTTATCCTGCACAGGGTGTGCCAAACCAATTGGAAAACCAATTAGAAAAGGATTGTGATGATGACTTGGTTATGTATGATAAAAATGGAAGTCTGCCAATGCCCAAGCCTTTTATGCCAAGGACATATCCTTCGACTGCTCAACATTCCTCCTCTGCTGGTCCTGGTTTGCATTCTGGGGCTGGAAAAGAACAATATGGCGAGTACGACGAGAGATTAATCTATCAGGCAGCATTGCAG GATCTTAACCAGCCTAAAGCTGAAGCTACTTATCCTGATGGCCTGTTATCAGTTTCCCTTCTTAAACACCAG aGAATTGCATTGTCATGGATGCTTCAGAAGGAAAAAAGCGTCTGTTGTTCGGGTGGATTTCTTGCTGACGACCAG GGCCTTGGTAAGACCATTTCAATGATCGCTCTTATACAAATTCAGAAATTGCTGCAGTCAAAATCAAAGTCAGAAGATGTAAGCGATAAGAGAGCTGAAGCGTTGAATTTGGATGATGATGAGGAGAATGATGCCAATGCTTTTGAGAAATGTAAGCAAGATGAAGACTCTCATGACCTTATACTGATTCCAGAAGCCAGTACTTCTAGTCGTAATATCCAACCAAAGAGGCCCCAAGCAGGCACATTGGTTGTGTGTCCAGCTAGTGTGCTTCGACAGTGGGACAGGGAGCTGAAAGAAAAAGTTGATGATAAAGCTAAACTTCGTGTTTTAATTTATCATGGAAGTAACAGGACAAAGGATCCTGTTGAACTAGCAAAATACGATGTGGTTCTTACGACATATGCTATTGTTGCTAATGAGGTTCCACAAACTTCTGGCGATGATGAGGATCAGAATAAGAAAAACATGGAGAACTCTGGTCTGATTTCTGACTTCTCCTGTAATAACAAACGTAAGCGGAAAACTCATGCTGGTAAGAAAAGCAAAAAGGCCAAGAAAGGAATTGAGATCTCTTGTATTGATAGTGATTGTGGTACTCTTGCAAAAGTACGTTGGCTTAGAGTGATATTAGATGAAGCTCAAACAATTAAAAACCATAGAACCCAAGTAGCTAGAGCTTGTGCTGGGTTTAAAGCAAAATCTAGATGGTGCTTATCAGGAACTCCTATACAGAATTCTATTGATGACTTGTTTAGTTATTTCAGATTTCTAAAATATGATCCGTATACAACCTACAAATCATTTTGTAGTAAATTGAAGAATCCTATATCAAGAGATTCAGTTCAGGGTTACAAGAAGCTCTATGCTGTATTGAGTGCTGTAATGCTTCGTCGAACAAAAG GTACATTTATTGATGGAGAACCGATAATAAGATTACCACGAAAAACAATCAACTTAATTCAGGCGGAGTTTTCTGAGGAGGAGAGAGATTTCTATAAGGAACTTGAAGCTAATTCACTCTCACAATTCAAG GCTTATGCTGCTGCTGGAACTCTGAATCAAAATTACGCAAATATTCTATTGATGCTTCTGCGCCTTCGTCAGGCTTGTGATCACCCACTGCTGGGTATGGGTGTCAAATCTGACTCCATTGGAAGAGATTCAGTGCAGATGGTGAAAAATCTCCCCAGGGATATGCTAATTAATTTAATGAAGCACTTAGATCCCTTCTCCGCCATCTGCTGTGTGTGCAAT GATCCACCTGAGGATGCAGTTGTTACTATGTGCGGACATGTTTTCTGCTATCAGTGTGTATCAGAATATTTGAGGGGAGATGAGAATACATGTCCTTCATATGAGTGCAAGGAACTACTTGGTCACGATGTCGTATTTTCTAAAGACACCTTAAGGAGTTGTTTACATGGAAATGACCATCATGATTTTGGTCCCTCGTCCGAAAAACCTTTAGTTTTGCAGAAGGGATATAGATCTTCAAAAGTTAAAGCTGCCATGGAGATTCTTCAATCACACTGTAAATCGAATAATGCATGTTCACAACTACATAATATAGTTGGACACAGTGACATTTCATCATCTCGAGGCAAGGAAACAGCTGAATCAGTTGGTTCTATTGTAGAATTTACAAACACAAAAGCATGTTCAGATGCACATACTGAAGCACCAAAAAAGGCTATTGTTTTCTCTCAGTGGACAGGCATGTTGGACTTGGTAGAAATTTCACTGAACCACTCTGATCTAAGATATAGGAGACTTGACGGTACAATGACACTATCTGCAAGAGACAAGGCTGTCAAAGAATTTAACAATGATCCTGAG GTGACGGTGATGCTGATGTCACTGAAAGCTGGCAACCTTGGTCTCAACATGGTTGCTGCTACTCATGTAGTCCTTCTAGATCTTTGGTGGAATCCAACTACTGAAGACCAGGCTATTGATCGAGCCCATAGGATTGGACAAACTCGACCTGTTACTGTTTCACGACTCACCATTAAAAACACAATAGAAGAACGAATTCTAGCTCTTCAG GATGATAAGAGGAAAATGGTTGCATCCGCTTTTGGTGAAGATCAAAGTGGTGGATCAGGAAATCGATTGACTGTAGAAGATCTTAGATTTTTATTCATGGGAAAACAGTAA